Proteins from a genomic interval of Ignavibacteriales bacterium:
- a CDS encoding carbohydrate-binding protein: MKALLISALLVSICFDSTLVSAQIAKATKSDAVRIVIGAKASELERFASKELQRYLYQLSGTLPEIRTDSKSLDCPTFIIGQTRTNSIVARLASTHQVEVSPSDPGPQGYVLKKTLVNKQPALVIAGSDEVGCLYGVYGLLTDYYRVGFFLGGDILPDSKSSLTLVDVDEKKSPSMYVRGFLPWTNFPQSATSYSWEDWKFILDQMAKMRLNFIHIHNYNGELGHNEMYHNFVYKGFTSRVWMPTARQAHAWAMSPWDVNKYRFGASDLFDDYDFGADCALHNENLSNEEVFRKSASLFQKVIDYAHSRGVKVGLGLDIDLIPKEYKAQADDPEVVRARVDQLVNDYPNLDYLLCFQSENVGKDPRFYEIWKKIFTGFYDGVKLRMPRTRVAVAGWGLNPASIATLPPDVICAPISYYSDRCETGAIYGDREYWGCPWLERDFYSSEYYYPYNLHLKNTIAAFKERAPNMKGFYCLTWRLTDAVEPKMWYVARAPWDGKGDLNSAETVYEQYAALAYGPRAAKDIAGIINQNEPFASDYAECEGTPPFGRLDARGLFQIARFRFFKDHPESVQERSAATYSEGYGIGKNRCEEGGECVDWIDAGEWARFADVDFGVNATTFEVRVASATEGGIIELRLDSAAGPVIGSCTVRNTGGLQQWSTAQGAILPTSGKHTLHMNFLSNRDPFRDYAKAIAQLKVIDEWIAGSGSSNQKTRLGQLRSRIAAAKDHIELNKNFGTYTWADLPGATESWARNFTSRVTDISSLGNVMSMQNRYIQRNYAALEDTLRKGQTLKAPTSVSVRGTKDGVIVRWASDDPNAAGFTVYRSGEPVNEKSLARHVRFFVDRLDGVFSYSVTARGMDGKESPLSVPVVCAAGKADSTAPQIVLVSPPGTGVSGQPAWIKARILDTRSYDEISAKLYYRAPEQKKWNVVPMDRRTKAVFAAEIPGTDLTGKGVQYYIEASDGTNTAVYPPSSPAAPLSIAVSAASDSKWPLCPANIGLKERKLTWDSIGKDAFWYRIYRSNKPGFKAGPANLVTYVAAGTTGFKDNGEGFDGAALKGDWYYRVTAVSRSGVESPATPAVKIVY, encoded by the coding sequence ATGAAAGCCCTCCTTATCAGCGCTTTGCTTGTTTCGATCTGCTTCGATTCAACCCTCGTCTCGGCTCAGATTGCCAAAGCAACGAAAAGCGACGCGGTTCGCATCGTGATTGGAGCAAAGGCATCTGAGCTTGAGCGATTTGCGTCGAAGGAACTTCAGCGTTATCTCTACCAACTCTCAGGCACTCTCCCCGAGATAAGGACAGATTCGAAAAGCCTGGATTGTCCCACATTCATCATTGGTCAGACCCGCACGAATTCGATTGTCGCCAGACTCGCGTCCACTCATCAGGTGGAGGTTTCTCCAAGCGATCCCGGCCCACAGGGGTATGTCCTGAAGAAGACCCTCGTCAACAAACAGCCGGCTCTGGTCATCGCCGGAAGTGATGAAGTCGGATGCCTGTACGGCGTTTACGGCCTGCTGACGGATTACTATCGTGTCGGGTTTTTCCTTGGAGGAGATATCCTGCCCGATTCGAAGTCATCTCTGACACTTGTCGATGTTGATGAGAAGAAGTCCCCTTCGATGTATGTTCGCGGCTTTCTGCCGTGGACGAACTTCCCTCAGTCTGCAACTTCGTATTCGTGGGAGGATTGGAAGTTCATCCTTGACCAGATGGCCAAGATGCGGCTGAATTTCATCCATATCCACAACTACAACGGCGAACTTGGGCACAACGAGATGTATCACAACTTCGTCTACAAGGGATTCACCTCGCGCGTCTGGATGCCAACCGCCCGGCAGGCCCATGCGTGGGCGATGAGCCCCTGGGATGTGAACAAGTATCGGTTTGGAGCGAGCGATCTGTTCGACGACTACGACTTCGGTGCAGACTGCGCTCTGCACAACGAGAACCTCTCGAATGAAGAGGTCTTCCGGAAGAGCGCCTCGCTCTTTCAAAAGGTGATCGACTACGCACACAGTCGGGGCGTAAAAGTAGGACTCGGCCTGGATATCGATCTCATTCCCAAGGAGTACAAAGCACAAGCGGATGACCCGGAAGTCGTCCGGGCTCGTGTCGATCAACTCGTCAACGATTACCCGAATCTGGACTACCTGCTCTGCTTCCAATCGGAGAATGTTGGGAAAGACCCCCGGTTCTATGAGATTTGGAAAAAGATCTTCACCGGGTTCTACGATGGCGTGAAGCTGCGCATGCCGCGCACGCGTGTAGCCGTTGCCGGCTGGGGACTGAACCCTGCATCCATCGCCACGCTGCCGCCGGATGTCATCTGCGCGCCGATTTCGTACTACTCAGACCGGTGCGAAACCGGAGCAATCTACGGCGACAGAGAGTACTGGGGGTGTCCATGGCTCGAAAGGGATTTCTACAGCTCGGAGTACTACTATCCGTACAATCTGCACCTGAAGAACACGATTGCAGCGTTCAAGGAACGCGCTCCGAACATGAAAGGTTTCTACTGCCTGACGTGGCGACTGACGGATGCAGTCGAGCCGAAGATGTGGTATGTCGCCCGCGCCCCGTGGGACGGCAAGGGGGATTTGAACTCGGCCGAGACTGTCTACGAACAGTATGCTGCGCTTGCCTACGGTCCGCGCGCAGCGAAGGATATTGCAGGGATCATCAATCAGAACGAACCATTCGCGAGCGATTACGCGGAATGTGAAGGGACTCCCCCGTTTGGCCGACTTGATGCCCGCGGCCTCTTCCAGATCGCACGGTTCAGGTTCTTCAAAGATCATCCAGAGTCCGTGCAGGAACGGAGTGCAGCCACGTATTCCGAAGGATATGGCATCGGAAAAAACCGATGCGAGGAAGGAGGGGAATGTGTCGATTGGATTGACGCCGGAGAATGGGCCAGGTTTGCGGACGTGGACTTCGGTGTGAACGCGACAACCTTCGAGGTTCGCGTAGCTTCCGCAACCGAGGGGGGGATCATCGAACTGCGGCTTGATTCAGCGGCAGGACCGGTCATAGGGTCCTGCACAGTTAGGAATACCGGGGGCTTGCAGCAATGGTCAACAGCCCAAGGGGCAATCCTTCCCACCAGCGGCAAGCACACACTCCATATGAATTTCCTCTCGAACCGGGATCCGTTCCGCGACTACGCGAAGGCAATCGCACAATTAAAGGTCATCGACGAATGGATCGCCGGATCCGGCTCCTCAAACCAGAAAACCCGGTTGGGCCAACTCCGGAGCAGAATTGCCGCCGCAAAAGATCACATCGAGCTCAACAAGAACTTTGGCACCTACACCTGGGCCGATCTCCCTGGCGCGACAGAATCATGGGCGAGAAATTTCACATCGAGAGTGACAGATATTTCGTCTCTCGGCAATGTCATGAGCATGCAAAACCGCTACATACAGCGCAACTATGCCGCCCTTGAAGATACGCTGAGGAAAGGCCAGACGCTGAAGGCACCGACAAGCGTCAGTGTTCGCGGAACGAAAGACGGTGTCATCGTGAGGTGGGCGAGTGACGACCCGAATGCCGCCGGATTCACTGTGTATCGGAGCGGCGAACCGGTGAACGAAAAGTCGCTTGCGCGGCACGTGAGATTTTTTGTCGACAGGTTGGATGGCGTATTCTCGTACAGTGTTACCGCGAGGGGAATGGACGGCAAAGAGAGTCCTCTCTCTGTCCCTGTCGTCTGCGCAGCGGGCAAAGCTGACTCCACCGCGCCTCAAATTGTCCTTGTCTCCCCTCCTGGCACAGGCGTTTCGGGTCAGCCGGCATGGATCAAGGCGCGCATACTCGATACGCGCTCCTATGATGAGATTTCTGCGAAGCTGTACTACAGAGCTCCTGAACAGAAGAAGTGGAACGTTGTTCCGATGGACCGCAGGACGAAGGCGGTGTTCGCTGCCGAAATTCCCGGCACCGATCTCACCGGGAAAGGAGTCCAATATTACATCGAGGCTTCCGATGGAACGAATACGGCGGTCTATCCCCCCTCATCTCCGGCGGCTCCACTTTCGATTGCGGTCAGCGCTGCATCAGATTCGAAGTGGCCCCTCTGCCCGGCAAACATCGGCTTGAAGGAACGGAAACTGACTTGGGATTCAATTGGTAAGGATGCGTTCTGGTACCGGATCTACAGGAGCAACAAGCCGGGCTTCAAGGCGGGTCCGGCAAACCTGGTCACATACGTCGCAGCGGGGACAACGGGTTTCAAAGATAATGGAGAAGGGTTTGATGGAGCGGCGCTGAAGGGAGATTGGTATTATCGCGTGACGGCTGTTTCCCGGTCGGGCGTGGAGAGCCCAGCTACACCTGCGGTCAAAATAGTTTATTGA
- a CDS encoding Na+:solute symporter, with translation MQLTLVDWIIIGAYFAFNLAIGLYYRKKATGSVDEYFISGRNVSWWLAGTSMVATTFAADTPLAVTGLVARNGIAGNWIWWSMVFSGMLTVFFYAKLWRRAGILTDVEFAEIRYSGKPAAFLRGFRALYLGLPINLIIMGWVNLAMIKILTLVLGVDKIYAIVILIGIMVLTASISTLSGLWGVLVMDLFQFVLKMGMVIALAVFAVEAVGGMSGLKAGLTQIDQARNAGTGTTGSVMSFTPDLNSLWMPMITFLVYIAVNWWATWYPGAEPGGGGYIAQRIFSAKNEKHSILATLWFNIAHYAIRPWPWILVALVAMVQFQHDPAFAADPESGYIRIMMLHLPISLRGLMIAAFAAAYMSTIGTQFNWGASYLVSDVYRRFIKKNETEKHYVTVSQMTTVILMICSAIVSFYMESIAQAWQFLMALGAGTGLVYILRWFWWRINAWSEVSAMLSAFIISLVLEFGFGMTSSNAYDFAYLVLITTGVTTVVWLTVTFLTKPEPDEILVSFYRKVRPSARMWGPIAAKVKDVVPEHDDLFNLSNWAFGCLMIYMTLFGIGKMIFGEFLLGSVFLCIAAVSFAMIYRNLTKRGWASVGT, from the coding sequence ATGCAGCTAACCCTTGTCGACTGGATCATCATTGGCGCATACTTCGCGTTCAACCTTGCGATCGGGCTCTACTACAGAAAGAAAGCCACCGGCAGCGTGGATGAGTATTTCATCTCGGGCAGAAATGTGTCGTGGTGGCTCGCCGGTACCTCCATGGTGGCAACAACGTTCGCGGCTGACACGCCGCTCGCAGTCACTGGCCTCGTTGCGCGCAATGGTATCGCAGGCAATTGGATTTGGTGGAGCATGGTCTTCAGTGGCATGCTTACGGTCTTCTTCTACGCGAAACTATGGAGAAGGGCGGGAATCTTGACGGACGTGGAGTTCGCTGAAATCAGATACTCCGGCAAGCCGGCGGCGTTTCTGCGTGGCTTCAGGGCGCTCTACCTCGGCTTGCCGATCAATCTCATCATTATGGGATGGGTCAATCTGGCGATGATCAAGATCCTGACCCTCGTTCTGGGGGTGGACAAGATTTATGCGATTGTCATCCTCATCGGGATCATGGTGCTGACCGCCTCGATTTCGACCCTCTCAGGTCTCTGGGGCGTGTTGGTGATGGACTTGTTTCAATTCGTCTTGAAGATGGGGATGGTCATTGCGTTGGCTGTGTTCGCGGTCGAGGCGGTTGGAGGGATGTCGGGACTGAAAGCAGGATTGACGCAAATCGATCAGGCGAGGAATGCCGGGACAGGGACGACGGGATCGGTCATGTCGTTCACGCCGGATTTGAACTCGCTTTGGATGCCAATGATAACGTTTCTCGTTTATATCGCGGTGAACTGGTGGGCCACATGGTATCCCGGAGCCGAACCCGGTGGCGGCGGATACATCGCACAGCGGATCTTCTCAGCAAAGAATGAAAAGCACTCCATCCTCGCTACCCTGTGGTTCAACATCGCTCATTATGCGATCCGTCCATGGCCCTGGATCCTGGTGGCTCTCGTCGCGATGGTGCAATTCCAGCATGATCCGGCCTTCGCAGCCGATCCGGAGTCAGGATACATCCGGATCATGATGCTCCATCTCCCGATTTCGCTCCGCGGCCTCATGATCGCTGCCTTTGCCGCCGCCTATATGTCGACCATCGGCACACAATTCAACTGGGGCGCGTCGTACCTCGTCAGTGACGTCTATAGACGCTTCATCAAGAAGAATGAAACGGAAAAACACTATGTGACGGTTTCCCAAATGACGACAGTGATTCTGATGATCTGTTCTGCGATCGTCTCGTTCTATATGGAATCGATTGCGCAGGCATGGCAGTTCCTGATGGCGCTCGGAGCGGGAACGGGGCTTGTTTACATTCTTCGGTGGTTCTGGTGGAGGATCAACGCTTGGAGTGAGGTCTCGGCGATGTTGTCTGCGTTCATTATCTCGCTGGTCCTCGAGTTCGGTTTCGGCATGACGAGCAGCAACGCTTACGACTTTGCCTACCTCGTGCTGATTACGACCGGAGTAACAACCGTGGTATGGTTGACAGTCACCTTTCTTACGAAACCGGAACCGGATGAAATTCTTGTGTCGTTCTACCGGAAGGTGAGGCCGTCAGCGAGGATGTGGGGACCAATCGCAGCCAAAGTGAAGGACGTGGTGCCGGAGCACGACGATCTTTTCAACCTTTCGAACTGGGCTTTCGGATGCCTGATGATATATATGACTCTCTTCGGTATCGGGAAAATGATATTCGGTGAGTTTCTGCTTGGCTCGGTGTTCCTCTGTATCGCGGCCGTATCCTTTGCGATGATCTACAGAAATCTTACCAAGCGCGGATGGGCATCGGTTGGAACGTAG
- a CDS encoding redoxin domain-containing protein, translated as MRVPRIFPVLALITALVTGSQSLHGQLVSIVPQNPRIHDSVKINYNAGAQNAAIRRPAALTLRTLVLRDLGSQAVLVETPMEKSGNIWKATVSLKQDDARYLVHEFVSGDLKDDNGGKGWGTLVVGPDGKSLRAGRYWRAALLAFGGYMGYKFEKNVAAAKSELVTERKLFPEDYSAVNLAWYLETNPAPTKAGTALVKRELVNALKQFRRNDDALPTLLVWFDQVGEKKKADSLRTVFIAENPKGKVAASTRLMGLSVEKDPAKKIKLLEQHLSDFPLKSEEATADRRQLVMLYIQTGDYDKAYAVLKSSSTNDPALYKNLAVPMIAKGAGEEKAASWLSEGIDAVRKQEESSKPASLPLEDWKRARSATLAALLQTRGQAYSKLGKHDAAEKDFAEAYVLTRGTDLSVNFNLIEALLATNKYQKAEELGFASVSKGNSNLKIVEKFKAAYSKVHGSLNGYDKAVQEARIAEQSRLMKDALSTPAPEFSLRSVEGGQLKLEELRGKVLVVTFWATWCGTSREALPQVQKVFEAYQYYRTVSFLTINTAENAAGAARDTLIKKSMTGMKCTIPTGLDETAGVEEKFGIEGVPTTYVIDRNGTIRFKHVGFKDGNELVKDLTKEIEVLLKR; from the coding sequence ATGCGGGTGCCTCGTATATTCCCAGTTTTGGCTCTCATAACAGCGCTGGTGACAGGTTCGCAAAGTCTGCACGGACAGCTGGTTTCCATCGTCCCCCAAAATCCCAGGATTCATGACAGCGTCAAGATAAACTACAATGCAGGGGCACAGAACGCGGCGATTCGAAGGCCTGCCGCTCTGACGCTGAGGACGCTTGTTCTCCGCGACTTGGGTTCCCAGGCAGTGTTGGTAGAGACCCCAATGGAGAAATCCGGAAATATCTGGAAAGCCACTGTGAGCCTGAAGCAGGATGACGCACGGTACTTGGTTCACGAGTTTGTATCCGGCGATCTGAAGGATGACAACGGCGGAAAAGGTTGGGGAACGCTCGTTGTCGGTCCAGACGGCAAGTCTCTCAGGGCGGGGCGTTACTGGCGGGCTGCTCTTCTCGCGTTCGGCGGTTACATGGGATACAAATTCGAAAAGAACGTCGCCGCTGCAAAATCGGAACTTGTGACGGAGCGGAAGCTCTTCCCTGAAGATTACTCTGCGGTCAACCTTGCGTGGTACCTCGAAACGAATCCGGCACCGACGAAGGCCGGCACGGCGCTCGTTAAGAGAGAGCTCGTCAATGCGCTCAAGCAGTTTCGACGGAATGACGATGCGCTCCCGACGCTTCTCGTGTGGTTCGACCAGGTTGGGGAGAAAAAGAAGGCCGATTCTCTGCGAACAGTCTTTATCGCCGAGAATCCCAAAGGAAAAGTCGCAGCGTCAACCCGCCTTATGGGCCTCTCCGTCGAAAAAGATCCCGCAAAGAAGATCAAGCTTCTCGAGCAGCATCTCTCCGATTTTCCGCTGAAGAGCGAAGAGGCGACCGCTGACAGGCGACAACTCGTGATGCTCTATATACAGACAGGGGATTACGACAAGGCGTATGCGGTCCTGAAGTCGTCATCCACAAACGATCCCGCATTGTACAAGAATCTGGCTGTACCGATGATCGCAAAGGGGGCTGGCGAAGAGAAAGCCGCGTCGTGGTTATCGGAAGGTATTGACGCAGTCCGGAAACAGGAAGAGTCATCCAAGCCAGCTTCATTGCCCCTCGAGGACTGGAAGCGGGCTCGATCAGCTACATTGGCGGCCCTTCTGCAGACTCGCGGACAAGCGTACTCCAAACTCGGGAAACACGATGCAGCGGAGAAAGATTTCGCCGAAGCATACGTGCTGACGAGGGGAACGGATCTCTCCGTCAATTTCAATCTGATCGAAGCGCTTCTGGCAACAAACAAGTACCAGAAGGCAGAGGAGCTCGGCTTCGCGAGTGTCAGCAAGGGGAATTCGAATCTTAAGATCGTCGAGAAGTTCAAAGCTGCTTATTCGAAGGTTCACGGGTCGTTGAACGGTTACGACAAGGCGGTGCAAGAAGCCAGAATCGCTGAGCAGTCGCGGCTCATGAAAGATGCTCTCAGCACGCCAGCTCCGGAGTTTTCACTGAGATCCGTCGAGGGTGGACAACTGAAGCTGGAAGAACTGCGCGGGAAAGTGCTCGTCGTGACGTTCTGGGCGACGTGGTGCGGCACAAGCAGGGAGGCGCTTCCCCAGGTTCAGAAAGTGTTCGAGGCCTATCAGTACTACAGGACGGTCTCTTTCCTGACGATCAACACTGCGGAGAACGCGGCCGGTGCCGCCCGGGACACGCTGATAAAAAAATCCATGACGGGAATGAAATGCACGATCCCCACCGGGTTGGATGAAACTGCCGGCGTTGAGGAGAAGTTCGGCATCGAAGGAGTCCCCACCACCTACGTCATCGATAGAAACGGAACGATCCGTTTCAAGCACGTGGGATTCAAAGACGGTAACGAACTCGTGAAAGACCTGACGAAAGAGATTGAAGTCCTGCTGAAGCGCTGA
- a CDS encoding M20/M25/M40 family metallo-hydrolase has product MKNALRIVFPILLGILFIVPALAQPFGMQNMGPTFPTDDQIVKNLHKEAMDSSHLPMLAHELLDVIGPRLVGSPSMIKANNWVIAKYQSWGIDAKNEEYGKWRGWDRGTTHIDLLQPRVRTLEGTVLSWSPATKKGGVTAGLIIVADGPDSAAFLKWLPSVKGKFVLVSGPQPTGRPDKVWEEFGTKESFDSLKSQRTKMNDDWSKRIRKTGFRPDTLAWILEQAGAAGVVTSMWSNGWGVYRVFGTTNEKIPVVALSLEDYNLLFRLTEYGDGPVIRVETESKFTGVAPAFNTIGMIRGTEKPEEYVVLSAHLDSWEAGSGATDNGTGTIIMMETMRLLKKYYPNPKRTILVGHWCSEEQGLNGSRAFVKDHADMLEKIQAVFNQDNGTGRITSIGASGFINASEHLARWFARTPDNLTRGITLSLPGMPGGGGTDHASFVAAGVPSFGLGSNAWDYFSYTWHTNRDTYDKLVFDDLEYDVALTASLVYQASEDPTFVARDRRTLPVNRRTGLPGTWPPVTEPERAGQIRK; this is encoded by the coding sequence ATGAAAAATGCACTACGGATTGTGTTCCCAATCCTCTTGGGAATCCTGTTCATCGTTCCCGCACTCGCACAGCCATTCGGCATGCAGAATATGGGACCAACGTTTCCGACAGACGACCAGATCGTCAAGAACCTGCACAAGGAAGCGATGGATTCTTCCCACCTTCCCATGCTTGCCCATGAACTTCTGGACGTCATCGGGCCGCGGCTCGTCGGGTCACCGAGCATGATCAAGGCAAACAACTGGGTTATTGCCAAATACCAGTCGTGGGGAATCGATGCAAAGAACGAAGAATATGGCAAGTGGCGCGGATGGGATCGCGGCACCACGCATATCGATCTGCTGCAGCCGCGGGTTCGCACTCTCGAAGGGACGGTCCTCTCATGGAGCCCGGCAACGAAAAAAGGGGGCGTGACTGCCGGATTGATCATTGTCGCTGACGGTCCCGATTCAGCCGCATTTCTGAAATGGCTGCCAAGCGTCAAAGGGAAATTTGTGCTTGTATCGGGACCGCAACCAACCGGGCGTCCTGACAAGGTGTGGGAAGAATTCGGAACAAAAGAGTCGTTTGACAGCCTGAAGTCTCAGCGTACAAAAATGAACGACGATTGGTCAAAACGGATCCGAAAAACAGGATTCAGACCCGACACGCTCGCGTGGATTCTTGAGCAAGCAGGCGCAGCGGGGGTCGTGACCTCGATGTGGTCGAATGGATGGGGAGTCTACCGTGTGTTCGGAACCACCAACGAGAAGATTCCGGTGGTCGCGCTCAGCCTCGAGGACTACAACCTTCTTTTCAGATTGACAGAGTACGGCGATGGCCCGGTGATCCGCGTCGAGACCGAATCAAAGTTCACGGGTGTCGCACCGGCGTTCAACACGATCGGCATGATCCGCGGCACCGAGAAACCCGAGGAGTACGTCGTCCTCTCTGCACATCTTGATTCCTGGGAAGCCGGCTCCGGCGCAACAGACAACGGGACGGGCACAATCATCATGATGGAGACAATGCGCCTGCTCAAGAAGTATTATCCAAACCCCAAGCGCACCATCCTCGTTGGACATTGGTGCAGTGAAGAACAGGGCTTGAACGGCTCACGGGCATTCGTCAAAGACCACGCTGACATGCTCGAAAAAATTCAGGCAGTCTTTAACCAGGACAATGGAACCGGACGCATCACCAGCATCGGAGCATCGGGCTTCATCAACGCGAGCGAACACCTTGCACGATGGTTTGCCCGGACGCCGGATAACCTGACACGCGGTATCACGCTCAGCCTTCCGGGGATGCCCGGAGGCGGCGGAACAGATCATGCCTCTTTTGTGGCAGCAGGAGTACCCTCCTTCGGCCTCGGCTCAAACGCCTGGGATTACTTCTCCTACACCTGGCACACAAACCGGGACACTTACGACAAACTCGTATTTGACGATCTGGAGTACGATGTTGCGCTCACTGCCAGCCTGGTGTATCAGGCGAGTGAAGATCCGACATTTGTCGCCCGTGATCGGCGAACTCTGCCGGTGAACCGCCGGACGGGTCTGCCGGGGACGTGGCCTCCAGTGACGGAACCTGAAAGGGCGGGGCAAATAAGAAAATAA